GGCCCGGGAATGGATTTCCCTTTTCATGCACGAAGCCGTGCCGGTGCGGGTGCCGGGGCCGTCCGTGAGCTCAACATCCGATCCGGTGGCGGGCCGTCGGATCAGCCTTCCAGACCGAAGGCCTTTTGCATCTGTTGGCGCACCTGGGTAAGGCGGGGCACCGTGCCGCCGCCCACTTCACAGGTGGCCCAGCCGTGGAAGTGAATGTCGGCAAGGGCTTTGCGCACCTCGGCCCAGGGTAAATCGTCCTCCGGCCCGGTGATGTCGGTGAACTTGTTCTTAGCGCGGCTGAAGCCCTTGACATCCAGTTTGACGCAGCGATGGCCAAACGCGCGGATCCACTCCGCCGGCTGGCCATATTTCCAATGGTTGCCGACGTCGTAGTACATCCCCACCCAGGGGCTGCGGAAGCTGTCCACAAAGCGAATGAACCGCTCGGGTGTCTGCTCCGGGCCGCGGTCGTGGTCGTACATCATCCGATTCCAGACGTTTTCCACGAGAATATGCTGTCCCAGGGCGGCGGCCAGGGGGAGGACGGCCAGGATCTCCTGGCGGCAACGCTCCTCGATTTCCTCGGCCGGGCCGTCTTCGCCTCGGCCCACCACGATCAGCACGCCGCTGCCCCCGGCGGCATGGCTGACACGCAGGCAATGCTCGAGATTGGCGCGTGCCTGGGCACGGTCCTCGGCCTTGGGACTGGTCAGGCGTTTGTTCCAATGATCGTGATTGATGGCATTGTGCACAAACACGCCCGATTCCAGCACGGCGGTGCGGACCTGCTCCGGCGTGTAGCCGGCCGCTTCGTCAAAGTCCACCCCGTCAAAGCCGGCCTCCGCCGCCATGCGCAACCGCTCCACCACCGTTAATTTGCGTCCGCCCGCCTCCTTGGCAATCATGCTGAGCTTGGTGGCCAGCAGGAGTTTTTTGCCGGTGGGCGGCCGCACCACGGCAGGGGGCGTAGGGGCGGCGGCGTTGTCTGCCGCCATCGCTCCGGCAACGGCCCCCAGGGCGGTGGTGGCGAGGGTGGCTCCGAGGAATTCCCGGCGGTTGTGGCGGGGCAGGGCAGTTTTCATGGTGGCTTATGTCAGGGCTTGAGCGGTTGGCGGAAGATGGCCCATCAAACCATCTTCCAGGGCGCACGATATTCGCGGCTGAGCAGCTTGCTTGCTTCGGGGTCGCCCACGATTTGCTCTTTCTTGGGATCCCAGCGAATCTTGCGTTTGACGAGCATGGCAATCAGTCCGAGATGCCCGGGAATGGCGGAGTGATGCGCCACCTCCACGGGGGTGACGGTGGGTTTGCGGGACTTCACGCAATCCAGAAAGTTGCGGTAGTGCGGGCTTTTGCCGGTGGTAAAGGGTAGTTGGATTTTACGCTGGGCCTCCGGCAGGGAGCGGCTCTCGCCCCACGCGGGGTTGGAAGACTCAAAGGCATTGCCGCGATTGACCCAGACCCAGCCTTCGGTGCCAATCCATTTGGTGCCGCCGCGGATGTCCTTGTGTCCGCCAGCAATGATCATGGTGATGCCGCCGGGGTACTTGCACTCGACGCGATAGCGGGTGCAGGTGTTCCAAATAGCATCGGCGGGCGGGAATTCTCCCTCCCCCTCCACCTCCAGGGGCCCGATGGTGTCATCATTCCCGAGTCCCCAGTGGGC
This sequence is a window from Verrucomicrobiia bacterium. Protein-coding genes within it:
- a CDS encoding sugar phosphate isomerase/epimerase, producing the protein MKTALPRHNRREFLGATLATTALGAVAGAMAADNAAAPTPPAVVRPPTGKKLLLATKLSMIAKEAGGRKLTVVERLRMAAEAGFDGVDFDEAAGYTPEQVRTAVLESGVFVHNAINHDHWNKRLTSPKAEDRAQARANLEHCLRVSHAAGGSGVLIVVGRGEDGPAEEIEERCRQEILAVLPLAAALGQHILVENVWNRMMYDHDRGPEQTPERFIRFVDSFRSPWVGMYYDVGNHWKYGQPAEWIRAFGHRCVKLDVKGFSRAKNKFTDITGPEDDLPWAEVRKALADIHFHGWATCEVGGGTVPRLTQVRQQMQKAFGLEG